Proteins encoded together in one Marinobacter sp. Arc7-DN-1 window:
- the tpiA gene encoding triose-phosphate isomerase — protein MRKPILIGNWKMNGSLQANQALMVRVLPRLRKFRKSIDLAVCPPYPYLFQVRDLLGYTGIMLGAQNASGFVSGAYTGEVSATMLQEMGCRYVLVGHSERRLLFGESNQEVAARYRSVLGAGVAPVLCVGETLEDRESNRTGLIIEQQLQAVIGEVGLAAMANGIIAYEPVWAIGTGKTATPEQVSRVHQQIRQFIANNAPEASDDISQELRVIYGGSVKSANAFELFSLADVDGGLIGGASLHADEFGTIAGALAEASGILAGECDTN, from the coding sequence ATGAGAAAACCGATTCTGATCGGAAACTGGAAGATGAACGGCAGCCTTCAGGCCAACCAGGCCCTGATGGTGCGGGTACTGCCGCGCCTGAGGAAGTTTCGTAAGTCGATTGATCTGGCGGTGTGTCCCCCTTATCCCTACCTGTTCCAGGTCCGGGATCTGCTGGGTTACACCGGCATCATGCTCGGAGCCCAGAACGCCTCCGGGTTTGTCTCCGGAGCCTACACGGGGGAAGTCAGCGCCACCATGCTCCAGGAAATGGGGTGCCGCTATGTGCTGGTGGGTCACTCCGAACGCCGGTTGCTGTTTGGCGAAAGCAACCAGGAAGTCGCCGCCCGCTACCGATCAGTCCTCGGCGCCGGGGTCGCTCCGGTGTTGTGCGTGGGCGAAACCCTGGAAGATCGGGAGTCAAACCGCACCGGTCTGATTATCGAGCAGCAGCTCCAGGCGGTCATTGGCGAGGTGGGGCTGGCGGCCATGGCTAACGGAATTATCGCCTATGAACCGGTCTGGGCCATCGGTACGGGCAAAACCGCAACGCCGGAGCAGGTGTCCAGGGTACATCAGCAAATCCGGCAATTCATAGCTAACAATGCACCAGAGGCGTCCGATGACATCAGCCAGGAACTGCGGGTGATTTACGGAGGTAGCGTCAAAAGTGCAAACGCCTTTGAACTGTTCAGCCTTGCCGATGTGGATGGAGGGCTGATTGGCGGGGCCTCCCTGCACGCGGACGAATTCGGAACTATCGCCGGTGCGCTGGCTGAGGCTTCCGGCATTCTGGCAGGCGAATGCGATACTAATTGA
- a CDS encoding carbohydrate ABC transporter permease: MKQTRSKNVGITIFIVILLTPIYWLLNMSFKTNQEILSGLTLWPENFTFANYAVIFTDPSWYNGYINSMIYVSMNVVITLLVALPAAYAFSRYKFVGDKHLFFWLLSNRMAPPAVFLLPFFQLYSSIGLFDTHIAVALAHCLFNVPLAVWILEGFMSGVPREYDEMAYIDGYSFPRFFVKIFLPMIRSGIGVTAFFAFMFSWVELLLARTLTSVDAQPIGAIMTRTVGASGIDWGVLAAAGVLTILPGILVIWFVRNHVATGFALGRV, translated from the coding sequence ATGAAACAGACACGTTCCAAGAATGTCGGAATCACGATTTTTATCGTGATCCTGCTGACTCCGATCTACTGGTTGCTGAACATGTCCTTCAAGACCAACCAGGAAATCCTCAGTGGCCTGACACTCTGGCCGGAGAATTTCACGTTTGCGAACTACGCCGTCATCTTTACCGATCCGAGTTGGTACAACGGTTACATCAATTCGATGATCTACGTTTCCATGAACGTGGTCATCACCCTGTTGGTGGCTCTGCCTGCCGCATACGCGTTCAGCCGGTACAAGTTCGTGGGCGACAAGCACCTGTTCTTCTGGCTGCTGAGTAACCGGATGGCTCCGCCAGCGGTTTTCCTGCTGCCATTCTTTCAGCTCTATTCCTCCATCGGCCTGTTTGACACCCATATCGCCGTGGCGCTGGCTCACTGCCTGTTCAATGTGCCGCTGGCGGTCTGGATCCTGGAAGGTTTCATGTCCGGGGTGCCTCGTGAATACGACGAGATGGCCTACATTGATGGCTACAGTTTCCCCCGGTTCTTCGTGAAGATATTTCTACCGATGATCCGCTCCGGCATTGGGGTAACGGCGTTCTTTGCCTTCATGTTTTCCTGGGTGGAACTGTTGCTGGCCCGAACGCTGACCTCTGTTGATGCCCAACCGATCGGGGCGATCATGACCCGGACCGTGGGGGCCAGTGGTATCGACTGGGGCGTGCTGGCCGCCGCCGGTGTGCTTACAATTCTTCCCGGGATCCTGGTTATCTGGTTCGTTCGCAACCATGTAGCCACCGGGTTCGCCCTCGGACGCGTTTAA
- a CDS encoding DUF2160 domain-containing protein produces MLAWMNWTPSVAIFFAVIATILAIMTVYEIVSPCVERKGFLPISTTRGDRLFIGLLSAAYIHLTFLAVSDITLWIALAVSVIWLLVLLRWG; encoded by the coding sequence ATGCTTGCGTGGATGAACTGGACACCGTCCGTGGCGATTTTCTTCGCTGTGATTGCAACGATTCTTGCGATTATGACCGTTTACGAAATTGTTTCACCCTGCGTGGAACGGAAGGGGTTCCTTCCGATCTCGACCACCCGTGGGGACCGGCTTTTTATCGGGCTGCTTTCCGCCGCGTATATCCATCTGACCTTCCTGGCAGTCAGTGACATCACGCTCTGGATCGCGCTGGCGGTTTCCGTGATCTGGCTTCTGGTGCTGCTGCGCTGGGGCTGA
- a CDS encoding ABC transporter ATP-binding protein has translation MAEIQLKSLAHSYTDTPQGPDDYAIRQLDHVWHKGGAYALLGPSGCGKSTMLNIISGLVQPSEGDVLFDGKRVNELSPRDRNIAQVFQFPVIYDSMTVFDNLAFPLKNNKVPASKIAARVHEIAEVLEIGDKLYKKARNLTADEKQKVSMGRGLVREDVSAILFDEPLTVIDPQLKWKLRRKLKQIHEQFDITMVYVTHDQLEASTFADKIAVMYGGQIVQFGTPTELFERPNHTFVGFFIGSPGMNLIEVQRCPSGVCFGSTVVPLENGKVEALKRLKTDNIKVGIRPEFVEISGQSSDDTYEAWVLDIEDLGTYKIVTVQLDHETLKVRQSEDFEADIGARVHLSFPSQWLMLYVDEFLIKEQD, from the coding sequence ATGGCTGAAATTCAATTGAAATCACTCGCCCACAGTTATACCGATACGCCGCAGGGGCCGGATGATTATGCCATCCGGCAGTTGGACCATGTCTGGCACAAAGGCGGCGCCTACGCTCTGTTGGGGCCGTCGGGCTGTGGAAAAAGCACGATGCTGAACATCATCTCCGGGCTGGTGCAGCCTTCTGAGGGCGATGTTCTTTTCGATGGCAAGCGAGTCAACGAACTGTCTCCGCGAGACCGTAACATTGCACAGGTATTCCAGTTCCCGGTCATTTACGACTCTATGACAGTGTTCGATAACCTGGCGTTCCCTCTCAAGAACAACAAGGTGCCTGCCTCCAAGATCGCGGCCCGGGTTCATGAGATCGCGGAAGTTCTGGAAATCGGAGACAAGCTCTACAAAAAGGCCAGGAACCTCACGGCGGACGAGAAACAGAAGGTCTCCATGGGCCGTGGTCTGGTCCGCGAAGACGTATCCGCCATTCTGTTTGATGAGCCGCTCACGGTGATCGACCCCCAGCTAAAGTGGAAGCTGCGGCGCAAACTGAAGCAGATTCATGAGCAATTCGACATCACCATGGTGTATGTCACCCACGATCAGTTGGAAGCTTCCACCTTCGCTGACAAGATTGCGGTCATGTACGGCGGCCAGATTGTCCAGTTCGGCACCCCTACGGAGTTGTTCGAGCGGCCCAACCACACCTTTGTCGGGTTCTTCATCGGCAGCCCCGGTATGAATCTGATTGAAGTGCAGCGCTGCCCCAGCGGTGTCTGCTTTGGCAGTACGGTGGTGCCCCTGGAAAACGGCAAGGTGGAGGCGCTCAAACGCCTGAAAACCGACAACATCAAGGTTGGTATCCGCCCTGAGTTCGTTGAGATTTCCGGCCAGTCTTCCGATGACACCTACGAAGCCTGGGTTCTGGATATTGAGGACCTGGGTACCTACAAGATCGTTACCGTGCAGCTCGACCATGAGACCCTGAAAGTGCGCCAGAGTGAGGATTTCGAGGCTGACATCGGCGCCCGCGTGCACCTTTCCTTCCCTAGCCAGTGGCTGATGCTCTACGTGGATGAGTTTCTGATCAAGGAGCAAGACTAA
- a CDS encoding ABC transporter ATP-binding protein, with product MSLTLENLSRVVDGVDYIRDANLTFEAGSFNVLLGRTLAGKTSLMRLMAGLDKPDTGRLIYNGKDVTGQSVQDRNISMIYQQFINYPNLTVYENIASPLRLAKMAESKIDRRVKETAAMLQIDPLLKRYPLELSGGQQQRTAMARALVKDATLVLFDEPLVNLDYKLREELRAELRELFRERQCIAVYATTEANEALALGGTTTLLHDGGVVQNGPVMDVYRAPVNTLAAQLFSEPPMNMIRGRVTDTEVTFDEYSHHALTKELRRLEPGDYWFGIRPSHIGLVPASDDDLEMSMEVELSDISGSETFMHVENSHFEMVLQLMGVHQYHTGAPIKVYLPINKLFVFDDNEQLVHTPSRASRGSI from the coding sequence ATGTCTTTAACACTGGAGAATCTCTCCCGTGTGGTTGACGGCGTCGACTACATCCGGGATGCGAACCTCACCTTTGAGGCGGGTTCTTTTAACGTTCTGCTCGGCCGGACACTCGCCGGAAAAACCTCTCTGATGCGACTGATGGCCGGGCTGGACAAGCCCGATACTGGCCGTTTGATCTACAACGGAAAGGACGTAACAGGGCAGAGCGTACAGGACCGCAATATCTCGATGATCTACCAGCAGTTCATCAACTACCCCAACCTGACTGTCTACGAAAATATCGCTTCGCCCCTGCGGTTGGCAAAAATGGCCGAGTCAAAAATTGATCGCCGGGTAAAGGAAACGGCGGCCATGCTCCAGATTGATCCGCTGTTGAAACGGTATCCCCTGGAGCTGTCCGGTGGTCAGCAGCAGCGCACGGCAATGGCCCGGGCGTTGGTAAAAGACGCCACCCTCGTTCTGTTCGATGAGCCTCTGGTAAACCTTGATTACAAGTTGCGCGAAGAACTCAGGGCCGAGTTACGGGAACTGTTCCGAGAGCGTCAGTGCATTGCTGTGTATGCAACCACGGAGGCGAACGAAGCGCTTGCGCTGGGGGGCACTACCACCCTGTTGCATGACGGCGGGGTTGTTCAGAACGGACCGGTGATGGACGTGTACCGGGCACCGGTGAACACCCTGGCCGCACAACTGTTCAGTGAACCCCCGATGAACATGATTCGCGGTCGGGTCACGGATACCGAGGTCACTTTTGACGAGTATTCGCACCACGCCCTGACCAAGGAGCTGCGCAGGCTCGAACCGGGTGATTACTGGTTCGGTATCAGGCCCAGCCATATCGGCCTGGTTCCGGCCAGCGATGACGATCTGGAAATGTCGATGGAAGTTGAACTCAGTGACATCAGTGGTTCTGAAACCTTCATGCATGTCGAGAACAGCCACTTTGAAATGGTGTTGCAGCTGATGGGCGTTCACCAATACCACACCGGTGCCCCCATCAAGGTTTACCTGCCGATCAATAAACTGTTCGTTTTCGATGACAACGAGCAACTGGTGCACACACCATCCCGGGCTTCACGAGGGTCGATCTGA
- the eno gene encoding phosphopyruvate hydratase, with the protein MEHIKTVTAREILDSRGFPTVEVDVELRNGVVGQSRVPSGASTGTREALEKRDGDNNRYTGKGVLQAVRSVNERIAPALEGRVVFDQMVMDRLMCEMDGTPNKAEFGANAILAVSLAMANAGANYRQQPLYRYLAELYGCSGPSILPVPMMNIINGGAHADNNVDIQEFMIQPVGAPSYSEALRMGVETFHALKSLLRKKGLSTAVGDEGGFAPDLRSGEEALDLILAAVEKAGYQPGTDVVLALDCAASEFYERGRYNLKGASKQFSSDEFSDYLLDLAMKYPIASIEDGMDENDWDGWKLLTEKLGERVQLVGDDLFVTNTAIITEGIRKGIANSVLIKFNQIGTLTETLDAIGMAQDAGYTTVISHRSGETEDTFIADLAVATRSGQIKTGSLCRSDRVAKYNRLLRIEQDLGAHAFYPGVGAIRCALDT; encoded by the coding sequence ATGGAACACATAAAAACAGTCACGGCCCGGGAGATTCTGGATTCCCGGGGATTCCCCACAGTGGAAGTGGACGTTGAACTCCGTAACGGCGTAGTCGGGCAGAGCCGGGTGCCTTCCGGGGCGTCGACGGGAACCCGGGAAGCGCTGGAAAAGCGCGATGGTGACAACAACCGCTATACCGGCAAGGGTGTCCTGCAGGCGGTCCGGTCTGTTAACGAACGCATTGCACCAGCTCTGGAGGGACGCGTGGTGTTTGACCAGATGGTAATGGACCGGCTCATGTGCGAGATGGATGGTACTCCCAACAAGGCGGAATTTGGCGCCAATGCCATTCTCGCTGTCTCGCTGGCCATGGCCAATGCAGGTGCCAATTACCGGCAACAGCCTCTGTACCGGTATCTTGCCGAGTTATACGGCTGCAGCGGCCCCAGCATCCTGCCTGTGCCCATGATGAACATCATCAACGGCGGCGCCCACGCCGACAACAACGTGGATATTCAGGAATTCATGATCCAGCCAGTGGGCGCGCCCAGCTACAGCGAGGCGCTTCGCATGGGAGTGGAGACCTTCCATGCCCTGAAGTCCCTGCTCCGAAAAAAAGGCCTGTCCACGGCCGTGGGTGATGAGGGCGGCTTCGCACCCGATCTGCGTTCCGGCGAGGAAGCTCTGGACCTTATCCTGGCCGCTGTCGAAAAGGCGGGATACCAGCCAGGAACCGATGTTGTCCTTGCTCTGGATTGCGCCGCTTCCGAATTCTATGAACGTGGCCGTTACAACCTGAAGGGCGCCAGCAAACAGTTTAGCTCCGATGAGTTCTCCGACTACCTCCTCGACCTGGCCATGAAATACCCGATCGCCTCAATCGAGGATGGCATGGATGAAAACGACTGGGACGGCTGGAAACTGCTGACCGAAAAACTCGGTGAACGTGTTCAGCTGGTGGGCGATGACCTGTTCGTGACCAATACCGCGATCATCACCGAGGGCATCCGCAAGGGCATTGCCAACTCGGTGCTGATCAAGTTCAACCAGATAGGAACCCTGACCGAAACCCTGGACGCCATCGGTATGGCTCAGGATGCCGGGTATACCACGGTGATTTCCCACCGCAGCGGTGAAACCGAAGACACCTTCATCGCGGACCTGGCCGTGGCAACGCGATCGGGCCAGATCAAAACCGGCTCGCTTTGCCGATCAGACCGGGTCGCCAAGTACAACCGTCTGCTGCGCATTGAACAGGATCTGGGCGCTCACGCCTTTTATCCCGGTGTTGGTGCTATCCGCTGTGCCCTCGACACCTGA
- a CDS encoding carbohydrate ABC transporter permease: MVKTPNNRAWWLVLPVFLLVAFSALIPLMTVVNYSVQDIFGPGSAYYVGTEWFEIILHDQRLQESLLRQFIFSGAVLLIQIPLGIGVALMMPKSGIKASLALILLAIPLLIPWNVVGTIWQIFGRGDIGLFGWALNALGFDYNYTGDTLDAWLTVLLMDVWHWTPLVALLCYSGLRAIPEAFYQAAEIDRASKWAVFRYIQLPRLKNVLIIAVLLRFMDSFMIYTEPFVLTGGGPGSSTTFLSQTLTTMAIGQFDLGRAAAFSLIYFLIVLLISWLFFTAITAADKEK, encoded by the coding sequence ATGGTTAAGACACCTAACAACCGCGCCTGGTGGCTGGTGCTGCCGGTCTTCCTGCTGGTGGCTTTTTCGGCCCTGATTCCTTTGATGACCGTTGTGAACTACTCGGTTCAGGATATCTTCGGGCCTGGCAGTGCCTACTACGTTGGTACCGAATGGTTCGAAATCATTCTGCATGACCAGCGGCTTCAGGAGTCACTCCTGCGACAGTTCATCTTTTCCGGCGCCGTGCTGCTGATCCAGATTCCGCTCGGCATCGGGGTTGCCCTGATGATGCCGAAATCGGGTATCAAGGCGTCCCTGGCCCTGATATTACTGGCCATTCCCCTCCTGATTCCCTGGAACGTGGTTGGCACGATCTGGCAGATCTTTGGTCGCGGCGATATCGGCCTGTTCGGCTGGGCCCTGAACGCCCTTGGGTTTGACTACAATTACACCGGCGACACCCTGGACGCCTGGCTTACGGTGCTTTTGATGGACGTCTGGCACTGGACGCCACTGGTGGCCCTGCTGTGTTATTCCGGGCTGCGGGCCATACCGGAAGCCTTCTACCAGGCGGCGGAAATTGACCGTGCTTCCAAGTGGGCCGTATTCCGGTACATCCAGCTGCCCCGCCTGAAGAATGTTCTGATCATTGCGGTGCTGTTGCGTTTCATGGACAGCTTCATGATTTACACCGAGCCTTTCGTGCTGACTGGCGGTGGCCCCGGAAGCTCAACCACCTTCCTGAGTCAGACGTTGACCACCATGGCCATCGGCCAGTTCGACCTGGGCCGGGCGGCAGCCTTCTCCCTGATCTACTTCCTGATCGTGCTGCTGATCTCATGGCTGTTTTTTACCGCCATCACCGCCGCCGACAAAGAAAAATAA
- a CDS encoding ABC transporter substrate-binding protein, with protein sequence MFKNNKYPGTLLLSAAIGAVGLGLSLQVSADQYTDAAEKWVNQDFKRSTLTKEQQMEEMKWFIEAAKEFRGMDINVVSETIATHEYESNVLAKAFSEITGINLTHTLIQEGDVIEKLQTQMQSGRNIYDGWVNDSDLIGTHFRYGKVFPVDDIINGEGKDLTLPTLDLEDFIGLDFTTGPDGKLYQLPDQQFANLYWFRADWFEREDLKKQFKDIYGYELGVPVNWSAYEDIAEFFSVHVKEIDGKRVYGHMDYGKKDPSLGWRFTDAWFSMAGAGDKGLPNGLPVDEWGIRVDECHPVGASVSRGGATNGPAAVYATTKYVDWLEEYAPPEAQGMTFSEAGPVPAQGNIAQQIFWYTAFTASMIKDGLPVVNEDGTPKWRMAPSPRGPYWEEGMKLGYQDVGSWTFMKSTPQKRRLAAWLYAQFTVAKTVSLEKTIAGLTPIRESDIESEAMTEMAPKLGGLVEFYRSPARVQWSPTGTNVPDYPKLAQLWWQYIAQAASGEATPQEALDGLAEAQDRVMERLERANVMPTCGPRLNEPRDPQYWLDQPGAPKPKLANEKPQGQTVAYDELLKTWEEAR encoded by the coding sequence ATGTTCAAGAACAATAAATATCCTGGAACCCTGCTTCTGAGCGCCGCCATCGGTGCTGTAGGGCTGGGTTTGAGCCTGCAGGTCAGCGCTGATCAGTATACTGATGCGGCTGAGAAGTGGGTGAATCAGGATTTCAAGCGGTCAACCCTGACCAAAGAACAGCAAATGGAAGAAATGAAGTGGTTTATCGAAGCTGCGAAGGAATTCCGTGGCATGGATATCAACGTTGTTTCAGAAACCATTGCCACCCACGAATATGAATCCAACGTTCTGGCCAAAGCCTTCTCCGAAATTACCGGCATCAATCTGACCCACACGCTGATTCAGGAAGGCGATGTTATCGAGAAGTTGCAGACCCAGATGCAGTCAGGCCGGAATATCTACGACGGCTGGGTTAACGACTCAGACCTGATCGGTACGCATTTCCGGTACGGTAAGGTGTTCCCGGTTGATGACATCATAAACGGTGAAGGCAAGGACCTGACCCTGCCGACGTTGGATCTTGAAGACTTCATTGGTCTGGATTTCACCACTGGCCCCGATGGCAAGCTCTATCAGTTGCCGGACCAGCAGTTTGCCAACCTGTACTGGTTCCGTGCGGACTGGTTCGAGCGTGAGGACCTGAAGAAGCAGTTCAAGGATATTTACGGTTATGAACTGGGTGTGCCGGTGAACTGGTCCGCCTATGAAGACATTGCCGAGTTCTTCTCGGTCCATGTGAAAGAGATTGATGGCAAGCGCGTATACGGTCACATGGATTATGGCAAGAAAGATCCGTCCCTGGGCTGGCGCTTTACGGATGCCTGGTTCTCCATGGCGGGAGCCGGTGACAAGGGGCTGCCGAATGGTCTGCCGGTAGACGAGTGGGGTATTCGCGTTGACGAATGTCACCCGGTTGGGGCGAGCGTCAGCCGCGGTGGCGCCACCAACGGCCCGGCGGCCGTATACGCAACCACCAAGTATGTTGACTGGCTGGAGGAGTACGCGCCGCCAGAGGCTCAGGGTATGACCTTCTCGGAGGCGGGTCCGGTACCGGCGCAGGGCAATATTGCCCAGCAGATTTTCTGGTACACTGCGTTCACCGCGAGCATGATCAAAGACGGCCTGCCGGTGGTTAATGAGGATGGCACTCCCAAGTGGCGTATGGCACCGTCTCCACGCGGACCCTACTGGGAAGAAGGCATGAAGCTGGGTTACCAGGACGTAGGTTCCTGGACCTTCATGAAGTCTACTCCGCAGAAGCGTCGCCTCGCCGCCTGGCTGTATGCACAGTTCACCGTGGCCAAGACCGTTTCACTGGAAAAAACCATCGCGGGCCTGACTCCGATCCGTGAGTCCGATATCGAGTCTGAAGCTATGACGGAGATGGCACCGAAACTGGGTGGTCTGGTGGAATTCTACCGTAGCCCGGCCCGTGTCCAGTGGTCACCAACCGGCACCAACGTACCGGACTATCCCAAGCTGGCTCAGCTCTGGTGGCAATATATTGCCCAGGCAGCCAGTGGTGAAGCGACTCCGCAGGAAGCTCTCGACGGCCTCGCTGAAGCTCAGGATCGAGTGATGGAGCGTCTTGAGCGCGCCAATGTAATGCCGACTTGCGGTCCCAGGCTGAACGAACCCCGCGATCCGCAGTACTGGCTGGATCAGCCAGGTGCGCCCAAGCCCAAGCTGGCAAACGAGAAGCCGCAGGGCCAGACCGTTGCCTATGACGAACTGCTGAAAACCTGGGAAGAGGCTCGCTAA
- a CDS encoding ABC transporter substrate-binding protein has product MNVRKVLFSACLLLLASTTVYAETLKIGLNYPQTGRYKDQGLQQRLGAFLAVDEINKAGGVMGRQLELVIRNTRGEPGRGAKNTAELIDREGVQMVFGGVSSAVAIASGKAARDRNRIYFGTLTYSNATTGAEGHSHMFREPYNAWMTARALSHYLKTNHQNDDYFYITADYTWGWSVEESVRKFSGTEDTARHKGVKTPFPRALITDFREALEQAEASNAKVLMMVLFGNDMVRALNVAYEMGLTSKMQVVVPNLTLGMAKQVGPTIMEGVVGGSPWVWNAPYELNHPRGKEFVEAFSRHYEMRPSTAAASAYSIVYQYKDAVERAGTTDTGAIIKALEGHRYTFLKDEQYWREFDHQNVQTVYVVKVKPRNTVVEDEYSSDYFSIIDSMPGDQAAQTREEWEERRREAGKPPRL; this is encoded by the coding sequence ATGAATGTCAGAAAAGTACTCTTTTCTGCTTGCCTGCTATTGCTGGCAAGTACCACCGTCTATGCCGAAACCCTGAAAATCGGGCTGAATTACCCGCAGACCGGCCGTTACAAAGACCAGGGGCTGCAACAGCGTCTTGGCGCCTTTCTGGCTGTTGACGAGATCAACAAGGCCGGTGGCGTTATGGGCCGGCAACTGGAGCTGGTGATCCGAAACACCCGGGGGGAACCTGGCCGGGGTGCCAAAAACACCGCAGAATTAATTGACCGTGAGGGCGTCCAGATGGTATTCGGCGGTGTCTCCAGCGCGGTAGCCATCGCCTCGGGCAAAGCGGCCCGGGATCGTAACCGGATCTACTTCGGCACCCTCACATACTCGAACGCGACCACCGGCGCTGAAGGCCATTCCCACATGTTCCGGGAACCCTACAACGCCTGGATGACAGCCAGGGCCCTGAGCCATTACCTGAAAACCAACCATCAGAACGACGATTATTTCTACATCACCGCCGACTACACCTGGGGCTGGTCGGTGGAAGAATCGGTCCGGAAGTTCTCTGGCACCGAAGACACCGCACGCCACAAGGGTGTTAAAACTCCGTTCCCACGGGCCCTGATTACCGACTTCCGTGAGGCTTTGGAACAGGCGGAGGCAAGCAATGCCAAGGTTCTGATGATGGTACTGTTCGGCAACGACATGGTGCGGGCACTGAACGTCGCCTATGAAATGGGGCTCACCAGCAAAATGCAGGTCGTCGTACCCAACCTGACCCTCGGCATGGCAAAGCAGGTCGGCCCCACCATCATGGAAGGAGTTGTAGGGGGATCGCCCTGGGTCTGGAATGCGCCCTACGAACTGAACCACCCCCGCGGCAAGGAATTTGTCGAAGCCTTCTCCAGGCACTACGAGATGCGCCCGTCAACCGCAGCAGCGTCTGCCTACAGCATCGTTTACCAGTACAAGGACGCCGTCGAGCGGGCAGGTACCACCGATACCGGCGCAATCATAAAGGCCCTGGAGGGACATCGGTACACCTTCCTGAAAGACGAACAGTACTGGCGGGAGTTTGACCACCAGAACGTTCAGACGGTGTATGTGGTCAAGGTAAAACCAAGAAACACCGTCGTGGAGGACGAGTACAGTTCCGACTATTTCAGCATCATCGATTCCATGCCCGGCGATCAGGCGGCCCAGACAAGGGAGGAATGGGAGGAGCGCCGGCGGGAGGCTGGCAAGCCCCCCCGGCTCTGA